A genomic stretch from Bifidobacterium sp. ESL0769 includes:
- a CDS encoding argininosuccinate synthase: protein MSDKNRIVLAYSGGLDTSVAIPYLKERTGKDVVAVSLDVGQGGESLETIRQRALACGAVEAYVVDAREEFAKEYCMLALKANAKYEGVYPLVSAISRPLISKHLVRAAHQFGADTISHGCTGKGNDQVRFEVSIASIDPNLKAISPIRDLSLTRDVEIQFAKDHKLPITQTEKSPYSIDQNVWGRAIETGFLEDPWNGPTKDCYTYTDDPAFPPVEDEVVIEFKQGVPVKIDGKDVTPLQAIEEMNRRAGAQGIGRIDIIEDRLVGIKSRELYEAPGAVALIAAHEELENCCLEREQHRIKRDIDKRWAELVYDAQWFSPAVRSLNAFIEDTQRYVSGEIRMVMHGGRAVVTGRRSDSSLYDYKLATYDSGDTYDQNASNGFISIYGLPDKVAAARDVKFGNGIEVPDNSVE, encoded by the coding sequence ATGAGCGATAAGAACCGCATTGTACTCGCATATTCCGGAGGTCTCGATACCTCCGTGGCCATTCCGTACTTGAAGGAGCGCACCGGCAAGGACGTCGTCGCCGTTTCATTGGACGTCGGTCAGGGCGGCGAAAGCCTTGAAACCATCCGTCAGCGTGCGTTGGCTTGCGGTGCCGTCGAGGCGTATGTCGTCGATGCTCGCGAGGAATTCGCCAAGGAATACTGCATGCTGGCGCTCAAGGCCAACGCCAAGTACGAAGGCGTCTATCCGCTGGTTTCCGCCATTTCCCGTCCTTTGATCTCAAAGCACCTCGTGCGTGCCGCCCACCAGTTCGGTGCCGATACCATTTCGCACGGTTGCACCGGCAAGGGCAACGACCAGGTGCGCTTCGAGGTCTCCATCGCCTCGATCGACCCGAACCTGAAGGCCATCAGCCCGATTCGCGACCTTTCGCTGACCCGCGATGTCGAGATTCAGTTTGCCAAGGATCACAAGCTGCCGATCACCCAGACCGAAAAGAGCCCGTATTCCATCGACCAGAACGTCTGGGGCCGTGCCATTGAAACCGGCTTCCTCGAGGATCCGTGGAACGGCCCGACCAAGGACTGCTATACCTACACCGACGATCCGGCGTTCCCGCCGGTCGAGGACGAGGTCGTCATCGAATTCAAGCAGGGTGTGCCCGTCAAGATTGACGGCAAGGATGTCACTCCGCTGCAGGCCATTGAAGAGATGAACCGCCGCGCCGGGGCTCAGGGCATCGGCCGCATCGACATTATTGAAGATCGTCTGGTCGGTATCAAGTCCCGTGAGCTCTACGAAGCTCCCGGCGCCGTGGCGCTCATCGCAGCGCACGAAGAGCTTGAAAACTGCTGCCTCGAACGTGAACAGCATCGTATCAAGCGCGACATCGACAAGCGCTGGGCCGAACTGGTCTACGACGCACAGTGGTTCTCGCCCGCGGTTCGTTCGCTCAATGCCTTCATCGAAGACACGCAGCGCTACGTCTCCGGCGAGATTCGCATGGTCATGCACGGAGGACGCGCCGTGGTCACCGGTCGTCGCAGCGACTCTTCGCTCTACGACTACAAGCTCGCCACCTACGATTCCGGCGACACCTATGACCAGAACGCCTCCAACGGATTCATCTCGATTTACGGCCTGCCCGACAAGGTCGCCGCCGCCCGCGATGTCAAATTCGGCAACGGCATCGAGGTGCCGGACAACTCAGTTGAGTGA
- the argR gene encoding arginine repressor: MNDTEGSHITADIKRDSAASAVNLQDKEQVGETKLQHPTNRTARLSVIQEILSNAVVSSQGQLLGLLAKRGIEVTQATLSRDLDEMKAVKTRLKTGEMAYTLGVEPEFDDVTAEKIDQQLSRGLSGLITSAAAARNLVIVHTPSGAAQYMASVIDKQPIDGILGTVAGDDTVLLVCDDDEAAAGRVQWLLDIVSRGQGTARN, from the coding sequence ATGAACGATACTGAAGGTAGTCATATTACGGCCGATATCAAGCGTGATTCGGCCGCTTCCGCAGTCAATTTGCAAGATAAGGAACAAGTCGGGGAGACCAAGCTCCAGCATCCGACTAACCGAACGGCCAGGCTCAGCGTAATCCAGGAGATTCTTTCCAACGCCGTGGTCTCCTCGCAGGGTCAGCTCCTTGGTCTGCTTGCCAAACGCGGCATCGAGGTAACCCAGGCTACGCTCAGCCGTGATCTGGACGAGATGAAAGCGGTCAAAACGCGGCTGAAAACCGGCGAAATGGCTTATACGCTGGGTGTCGAGCCCGAATTCGACGACGTTACGGCCGAGAAAATCGATCAGCAGCTTTCACGCGGTCTTTCGGGATTGATTACTTCCGCGGCGGCCGCACGCAATCTGGTCATCGTCCACACGCCTTCCGGCGCGGCTCAATACATGGCCAGCGTCATCGATAAGCAGCCGATTGACGGGATTTTGGGAACGGTCGCCGGTGACGATACGGTGCTTCTGGTCTGCGATGACGACGAAGCCGCCGCCGGACGCGTGCAATGGCTGCTTGACATTGTTTCGCGGGGTCAAGGTACCGCAAGAAATTAG
- the argF gene encoding ornithine carbamoyltransferase has translation MAGQLRHMLRDDDVNHDEQKEILELGMKFWKDRYYRRPFEGPQGVAVIFDKPSTRTRSSFSVGVAELGGYPLVIDKSGSQLGRGEPVADTARVLTRMTSAIVWRTFGQDRVETMAKYATVPVVNALTDQFHPCQILADFLTIAQHRGGVDALAGQTIAYLGDAANNMSNSYLLGGATAGMNVRVAGPQGFLPDPQIVEDAKRIAAQTGGSILVTTDPREAVADADCIFTDTWVSMGEESEYAVRSKPFWDYQVNDELMKLAKPDALFQHCLPAYRGKEVTSSVIDGPQSVVWEEAENRLHAQKALLTWLIGTLRDDKEMLK, from the coding sequence ATGGCAGGTCAACTTCGGCATATGCTCCGTGATGATGATGTCAACCACGACGAGCAGAAGGAAATTCTGGAACTGGGTATGAAGTTCTGGAAAGACCGCTATTACCGTCGCCCGTTTGAGGGGCCTCAGGGTGTCGCGGTGATTTTCGACAAGCCCAGCACCCGCACGCGTTCCAGCTTCTCGGTGGGCGTCGCCGAACTTGGCGGCTATCCGTTGGTCATCGACAAGTCGGGCTCTCAGCTCGGCCGCGGTGAACCTGTGGCGGATACGGCACGCGTACTCACACGGATGACCAGTGCCATCGTCTGGCGTACCTTCGGCCAGGATCGCGTGGAGACGATGGCGAAATATGCCACCGTTCCCGTCGTCAACGCCCTGACCGACCAGTTCCATCCTTGCCAGATCCTCGCCGATTTCCTCACCATCGCTCAGCATCGCGGGGGAGTCGACGCGCTTGCCGGCCAGACCATCGCCTACTTGGGCGACGCGGCCAACAACATGTCGAACTCCTATCTGCTCGGAGGCGCGACCGCAGGCATGAACGTGCGTGTGGCGGGCCCGCAAGGTTTCCTTCCCGACCCGCAGATCGTTGAGGATGCCAAACGAATAGCAGCGCAGACCGGCGGTTCGATTTTGGTGACCACCGATCCGCGTGAGGCCGTGGCCGACGCCGATTGCATCTTCACCGACACCTGGGTTTCGATGGGCGAGGAAAGCGAGTACGCCGTGCGCTCCAAGCCGTTCTGGGATTATCAGGTCAACGACGAGCTGATGAAACTCGCCAAGCCCGATGCGCTGTTCCAGCATTGTCTGCCGGCCTACCGCGGCAAGGAAGTCACTTCAAGCGTCATCGATGGCCCGCAATCGGTGGTCTGGGAAGAGGCCGAAAACCGACTTCATGCGCAGAAGGCTTTGCTGACTTGGCTGATTGGAACATTGCGAGACGACAAGGAAATGCTCAAATGA
- a CDS encoding acetylornithine transaminase, with the protein MLNSQDANKVASGGATTSIGPQSEQWINQYENVHTHAFGTPLRVMDHGKGMHVWDVDGNEYLDFLAGIAVNSLGYAHPKWVKAVSEQAGKVAHISNYFASVPQIKLAEKLLEISGAPEGSRVYFGNSGAEGNESAMKMAKLYGKTLPGSDPEQGGAPARILALTKGFHGRTMGALSATWKLSIREPYNPLLPAVQFVEAGDLDAMQAAFDQTGKDGVGPVAGVMLELIQGEAGVRPLDPEYVKGVRKLCDQHHALMIIDEVQTGIGRTGKWFAFQRDDLSGGITPDIITFAKGVAGGFPMGGMIAFGKPLASLFSPGLHGSTFAGGPLATTAGLTTLQVIEEDGLVANAEARGQQLREAIMACGNPLFVSVRGRGLLNAIQLAHPCAHAAMNWALDHGLIVNAVAPDALRLAPPLIVNSADVDEAVSILAQIPADLPDDSLS; encoded by the coding sequence ATGCTGAATTCTCAAGATGCAAACAAAGTTGCCAGCGGCGGCGCAACGACGTCAATCGGCCCGCAAAGTGAGCAGTGGATCAACCAATACGAAAACGTACACACCCACGCCTTTGGCACTCCGCTGAGGGTGATGGACCACGGCAAGGGCATGCATGTATGGGACGTGGACGGTAATGAATATCTCGATTTTCTTGCGGGCATCGCCGTCAATTCGCTTGGGTATGCGCATCCAAAATGGGTCAAGGCGGTAAGCGAGCAGGCCGGGAAAGTCGCGCATATCAGCAATTATTTCGCTTCCGTTCCACAGATCAAGCTGGCCGAAAAGCTGTTGGAGATTTCCGGCGCGCCTGAAGGGTCTCGCGTCTATTTCGGAAATTCCGGAGCAGAAGGCAACGAGTCTGCGATGAAAATGGCCAAGCTTTACGGCAAGACGCTACCCGGTTCAGACCCCGAGCAAGGCGGCGCACCTGCCCGAATCCTCGCTCTGACCAAGGGGTTCCACGGGCGCACGATGGGTGCTTTGAGCGCGACGTGGAAACTTTCCATCCGCGAGCCTTACAACCCGCTGCTTCCGGCGGTTCAATTCGTGGAAGCCGGCGACCTTGACGCCATGCAGGCTGCGTTTGATCAGACCGGCAAAGACGGCGTTGGCCCGGTGGCAGGCGTGATGCTTGAACTTATCCAGGGCGAGGCCGGCGTGCGACCGCTCGACCCGGAGTATGTCAAAGGTGTTCGCAAACTGTGCGACCAGCATCATGCGCTGATGATTATCGACGAAGTGCAAACAGGAATCGGCCGTACCGGCAAATGGTTCGCCTTCCAGCGCGACGACCTTTCCGGCGGCATCACCCCCGACATCATTACCTTCGCCAAAGGTGTGGCCGGCGGTTTCCCGATGGGTGGGATGATCGCGTTCGGCAAACCGCTGGCATCACTGTTCTCGCCCGGACTCCACGGTTCGACCTTCGCCGGCGGCCCGCTGGCGACTACAGCCGGATTGACGACTCTGCAGGTCATCGAGGAAGACGGGCTGGTGGCCAACGCCGAAGCCCGGGGCCAGCAGTTGCGCGAAGCCATCATGGCTTGCGGCAACCCGCTGTTCGTTTCGGTTCGCGGGCGCGGCCTGCTCAACGCCATCCAGCTCGCGCATCCGTGTGCGCACGCGGCCATGAACTGGGCGCTCGACCATGGGCTGATCGTCAATGCGGTGGCTCCGGACGCTTTGCGCCTTGCCCCTCCACTCATTGTCAACAGTGCTGACGTTGACGAGGCTGTATCGATTCTCGCTCAAATCCCCGCAGACCTTCCGGATGACTCTCTTAGCTGA
- the argB gene encoding acetylglutamate kinase: MASNQIAAKTGTDATSADFDVHHDLKDEQKAEVLIEALPWLEEFAGQRIVVKYGGNAMVDEHLKRCFAQDMVFLRQVGMHPIVVHGGGPQISSMLKDLGIHSEFKAGLRVTTPEIMKVVRMILTGSVSRELIGLINAHGPHAVGLSGEDGSLFGAKRYRPVIDGVETDIGLVGEVTEVNPSAVESLIEQNRIPVVSSIAPNADDPTQVFNVNADSAAAALAVALHARKLVILTDVDGLYADWPDKNSLISSIGVDRLRKVLPKLQSGMVPKMRACVRALDGGVPRAHIIDGRQPHSILNEVFTSAGIGTMVVPGDGMKLRRE, translated from the coding sequence ATGGCAAGCAATCAGATCGCTGCGAAAACGGGAACGGATGCCACCAGTGCGGATTTTGATGTGCATCATGACTTGAAGGACGAACAGAAGGCCGAGGTACTGATCGAAGCGTTGCCGTGGCTCGAGGAATTCGCAGGCCAACGCATTGTCGTCAAATACGGCGGCAACGCGATGGTCGACGAACACCTGAAACGCTGCTTTGCGCAGGATATGGTCTTTCTGCGTCAGGTCGGCATGCATCCGATTGTCGTCCACGGTGGCGGCCCGCAAATCTCCAGCATGCTCAAAGACCTCGGCATCCATTCGGAATTCAAGGCAGGTCTGCGCGTCACCACGCCGGAAATCATGAAGGTTGTGCGGATGATCCTGACCGGTTCCGTCTCGCGCGAACTCATTGGGCTCATCAACGCCCACGGCCCGCATGCCGTCGGACTTTCCGGCGAGGACGGGTCGCTATTCGGTGCGAAACGCTATCGCCCAGTTATCGATGGTGTGGAAACCGACATTGGATTGGTCGGAGAGGTCACGGAAGTCAATCCTTCGGCGGTGGAAAGCCTTATCGAGCAGAACCGGATTCCCGTGGTCTCCTCGATTGCCCCAAATGCTGACGATCCCACGCAGGTTTTCAATGTCAATGCGGATTCTGCCGCTGCCGCACTTGCCGTGGCTTTGCACGCCCGAAAGCTTGTTATCCTCACCGATGTGGATGGCCTTTACGCCGATTGGCCCGACAAGAATTCGCTGATCAGTTCCATCGGAGTCGACCGTTTGCGCAAGGTTTTGCCGAAATTGCAAAGTGGCATGGTACCGAAGATGCGCGCCTGTGTGCGTGCGCTGGACGGCGGGGTGCCGCGGGCGCATATCATCGACGGCCGCCAGCCCCATTCGATCCTTAACGAGGTATTCACCAGCGCCGGCATTGGCACCATGGTTGTGCCCGGCGACGGCATGAAGCTGCGACGAGAATAG
- a CDS encoding bifunctional ornithine acetyltransferase/N-acetylglutamate synthase → MSVTFAKGFSAAGVNAGISANKAKSDLALVFNSGPLDAAAGVFTSNRFCAAPVQWSRKAVADGHIKAVVLNSGGANACTGEAGLKQSKATAVKAAQVLNSITADSDSGAPESLAAQGFENGVPTRNSNETIVANAEPSFAANDIAVCSTGLIGELLPLDNVLDGIEQAASALSDDVAAGVDAATAIMTTDTKPKTVKFEGSGYRVGGMVKGSGMIAPQLATMLCVITTDAVVDASQLHDVLASATDKSFNRIDVDGCMSTNDTVLLLASGASGVTPDRDEFAGLIHDACASLARQIIGDGEGSSHDIKVRVSGAETEGAALACARAVAGSNLLKCAIYGNDPNWGRIVSSLGTVPVNVAAYDAKEVTVDINGVRVCEHGGAGVDRSEVKMDAREVDIDINLNYGTETATVWTDDLTHEYVHINADYES, encoded by the coding sequence ATGAGCGTGACATTTGCAAAAGGCTTTTCGGCCGCCGGCGTCAACGCCGGTATCTCAGCCAACAAAGCGAAAAGCGATTTGGCCTTGGTGTTCAATAGCGGTCCACTTGATGCCGCTGCAGGGGTATTCACCTCGAACCGTTTCTGTGCGGCTCCGGTGCAATGGTCGCGTAAAGCAGTCGCCGACGGACATATCAAAGCGGTCGTGCTCAACTCCGGCGGCGCCAACGCCTGCACCGGTGAGGCAGGGCTGAAGCAGAGCAAAGCGACGGCAGTCAAGGCAGCTCAGGTATTGAATAGCATCACGGCGGATTCTGATAGTGGCGCTCCAGAAAGCTTGGCAGCACAAGGGTTTGAGAACGGTGTTCCGACTCGAAATTCGAACGAAACCATTGTCGCAAATGCTGAGCCTTCTTTCGCGGCCAATGACATTGCGGTGTGTTCAACGGGGCTGATAGGCGAGCTGTTACCTTTGGATAATGTGCTGGATGGTATCGAGCAAGCGGCTTCGGCGTTGAGCGACGACGTTGCTGCTGGCGTCGACGCGGCCACAGCCATCATGACCACCGACACGAAACCGAAAACGGTAAAGTTCGAGGGTTCCGGTTACCGCGTGGGCGGTATGGTCAAGGGTTCGGGTATGATCGCACCGCAGCTGGCCACGATGCTCTGCGTCATCACCACTGATGCCGTGGTCGACGCTTCGCAGTTGCACGATGTTTTGGCTAGTGCCACTGACAAATCATTCAACCGCATCGACGTGGACGGATGCATGTCCACCAACGACACGGTGTTGCTGCTCGCTTCCGGTGCCTCGGGTGTCACGCCGGATCGCGATGAGTTCGCCGGATTGATTCATGACGCCTGCGCCAGTCTCGCCCGTCAGATTATCGGCGACGGCGAAGGCTCCAGTCACGATATCAAGGTCAGGGTAAGCGGAGCTGAAACTGAGGGCGCCGCGTTGGCCTGTGCGCGGGCTGTGGCGGGTTCAAATCTACTCAAATGCGCCATCTACGGCAACGATCCGAACTGGGGACGTATCGTGAGCTCTCTTGGCACTGTTCCGGTGAATGTTGCTGCTTACGACGCAAAGGAAGTGACGGTGGATATCAACGGTGTCCGCGTTTGCGAACACGGCGGCGCCGGGGTCGATCGCTCGGAAGTCAAGATGGACGCGCGAGAAGTGGATATCGACATCAACCTCAACTATGGCACGGAAACCGCAACGGTCTGGACCGACGACCTTACCCACGAATACGTGCATATCAATGCCGACTACGAATCCTGA